One Ricinus communis isolate WT05 ecotype wild-type chromosome 7, ASM1957865v1, whole genome shotgun sequence genomic region harbors:
- the LOC8264963 gene encoding transcriptional corepressor LEUNIG_HOMOLOG-like, translated as MAQNNWEADKMLDVYIHDYLLKRKLHNSAKAFMTEGKVATDPVAIDAPGGFLFEWWSVFWDIFIARTNEKHSEAAAAYIEAQQLKAREQQQQLQMQQLQLMQHRNAHLQRRDPSHPALAGSMNAMNSEGMMGQPSASVLAMKMYEERIKHPHSMDSETSPALIDPNRVALFKSATGHQGQLVQGNSGNMSAALQQIQARSPLTTDIKSDVNLASTQKSLPMDPSIYGQAILQSKSGLAGAGLNQGVTGLPLKGWPLTGIDQLRPGLGVQMQKPNMPTQNQFLLASQQQQVLAQAQAHSNLGNSSNYGDMDPRRSNQLPRGNLNTKDGQSARNDGSICSPVQSSSPKMKMAQMQHSSSQQQDQLQQQQQLQQNNNRKRKQHSSSGPANSTGTGNTVGPSPSSPPSTHTPGDGITTASSMQHVNSASKGLMMYGPEGTGGLASSSSMLDDMDRFGDIASLDDNMEQFLSHDGGDGRDLYGTLKQSSSDHQKESTKGFTFGEVGCIRTRNSKVTCCHFSSDGKLLASAGHDKKVVLWNMDTLLTETTPEDHKLVITDVRFRPNSSQLATASVDKTVRLWDATNPSYCLQAYTGHTPVMSLDFHPKKTDIFCFSDNDNEIRYFNINPFSCTRVSKGGTAQVRFQPRIGHLLAAASDKVVSIFDVETDRQTHSFQGHSEMVNYICWDANGDILASVSQNLVKIWSLASGECIQELSSNGNQFHSCVFHPSYSTLLVIGGISSLELWNMAENKSMTIPAHENIISALAQSPVTGMVASASHDNSVKLWK; from the exons TTCTGCCAAAGCATTTATGACTGAAGGGAAGGTTGCCACAGATCCAGTAG CAATTGATGCACCTGGAGGATTTCTATTTGAATGGTGGTCTGTATTTTGGGACATATTTATTGCAAGGACAAATGAGAAACACTCTGAGGCTGCTGCAGCTTATATAGAG GCACAGCAATTGAAGGCAAgggagcagcagcagcagctaCAAATGCAGCAGTTGCAACTAATGCAACATCGCAATGCTCACTTGCAACGAAGGGACCCCAGTCATCCAGCTCTTGCTGGTTCTATGAATGCTATGAATTCTGAAGGAATGATGGGACAGCCATCAGCCAGTGTCTTGGCTATGAAAATGTACGAAGAACGTATAAAGCACCCTCATTCTATGGATTCAGAGACATCTCCAGCTCTAATAGATCCTAATAGGGTGGCCCTTTTCAAATCAGCAACTGGTCATCAGGG CCAGCTCGTACAGGGCAACTCTGGAAACATGTCTGCAGCTCTGCAGCAGATCCAGGCACGAAGTCCTTTGACAACT GACATCAAAAGCGATGTTAACTTGGCCTCAACTCAGAAGAGTTTGCCTATGGACCCCTCAATTTATGGACAAGCAATTTTACAATCAAAATCCGGACTAGCTGGTGCAG GGTTAAATCAAGGTGTAACTGGTCTTCCATTGAAGGGTTGGCCATTAACT GGAATTGACCAACTACGGCCAGGTTTGGGAGTACAAATGCAGAAACCTAATATGCCGACTCAAAATCAGTTTCTTTTGGCTTCACAACAACAACAGGTCTTGGCACAGGCTCAAGCACACAGCAACCTTGGAAATTCAAGTAACTATGGAGATATGGATCCACGAAGGTCAAATCAGTTGCCTAGGGGTAACTTGAATACAAAAGATGGCCAATCTGCAAGAAATGATGGATCAATATGCTCTCCTGTACAATCAAGCTCACCAAAG ATGAAAATGGCTCAGATGCAGCATTCTTCGTCTCAACAGCAGGACCAgttgcagcagcagcaacaatTGCAACAG AATaataacagaaaaagaaaacaacactctTCTTCTGGACCAGCTAACAGTACTGGTACAGGGAACACAGTGGGTCCTTCGCCTAGTTCTCCTCCATCAACTCATACCCCTGGTGATGGAATAACAACTGCAAGCAGTATGCAGCATGTTAATAGTGCGTCAAAAGGCTTAATGATGTATGGTCCAGAGGGAACAGGAGGTCTTGCATCGTCTTCCAGCATGCTG GATGACATGGATCGCTTTGGAGATATTGCTTCTTTGGATGATAATATGGAGCAGTTTCTTTCACATGATGGAGGAGATGGAAGGGATTTATATGGAACACTAAAGCAAAGTTCCTCTGACCACCAAAAAGAGTCTACTAAAG GTTTTACCTTTGGCGAGGTTGGTTGCATACGGACTAGAAATAGCAAAGTCACTTGCTGTCATTTTTCTTCAGATGGAAAGTTGCTAGCCAGTGCTGGACATGACAAGAAG GTTGTCCTATGGAACATGGACACCCTGTTAACAGAGACGACCCCTGAAGACCACAAACTAGTTATCACAGATGTTCGTTTTAGGCCAAATTCATCCCAGTTGGCCACAGCATCCGTGGATAAAACTGTGCGATTGTGGGATGCAACCAAC CCAAGCTATTGCCTGCAGGCATATACCGGGCACACACCTGTCATGTCCCTAGACTTTCACCCCAAGAAAACTGATATTTTCTGTTTTAGTGATAATGACAATGAAATCCgctattttaatatcaatccATTCTCATGCACTCGTGTTTCCAAG GGAGGCACTGCACAAGTTAGATTTCAACCAAGAATTGGACATTTACTGGCAGCGGCATCAGATAAAGTAGTGTCTATCTTTGACGTCGAAACTGATAGGCAAACACACTCCTTCCAG GGGCATTCTGAAATGGTGAACTACATCTGCTGGGATGCAAATGGAGATATTCTGGCATCTGTTAGTCAGAACTTGGTGAAAATTTGGTCTTTGGCCTCAGGGGAGTGCATTCAGGAGCTCAGTTCCAATGGGAACCAGTTTCATTCCTGTGTTTTCCATCCAAGTTACTCAACTCTCTTGGTGATTGGAGGAATCTCG TCATTGGAGCTGTGGAATATGGCTGAGAATAAGAGTATGACTATTCCAGCCCATGAGAACATAATCTCAGCCTTGGCACAATCTCCTGTCACTGGAATGGTAGCTTCCGCAAGTCATGACAACTCAGTTAAGCTATGGAAGTAA
- the LOC8264961 gene encoding E3 ubiquitin-protein ligase PRT1 isoform X1, with translation MGKGETTDTAAMVESEKIPDSFLCCICLDLLFKPIVLACGHVSCFWCVHKSMSGRRESCCPICRHPYNHFPTVSQMLHALLFNIYPIAYKRREELILAEEKQMGYFSPQFDYTACQSPENQEYDHLKDHEHLSTTSLESDSCSETCSTREGEPKGKSKRLSITDVLCAACKQLVFRPVFLNCGQGYCESCISCSVDENGMLRCQVCHSLHPTGFPKVCLELDHFLEDQFPRDYAMRRDAVELKQANIKIENPISCSARAGKKGFSFSSMPKEELSHLKLHFGVGCDFCGIYPIIGDRYRCKDCVEKIGFDLCGDCYNTRSKRPGRFNQQHTPEHKFEHVDSINGRRVIRRLMNDQFGNTSPVLANPGDLSDVPENEFPSSLISVGADEGTRNTAMATVIHTGSADDQNESQSTG, from the exons ATGGGCAAAGGTGAAACCACCGATACCGCTGCCATGGTTGAATCGGAGAAAATTCCCGATTCTTTTCTCTGCTGCATTTGTCT GGACCTTCTATTCAAACCCATAGTTCTCG CTTGTGGTCATGTTTCCTGTTTCTGGTGTGTCCATAAATCCATGAGTGGTCGACGAGAGTCCTGTTGTCCAATTTGCAGGCATCCGTACAATCACTTTCCAACAGTCTCTCAGATGCTCCATGCCTTGCTCTTCAACATCTATCCTATTGCCTATAAGAGGAGAGAAGAACTAATTCTAG CGGAAGAAAAACAGATGGGTTATTTTTCACCTCAGTTCGATTACACTGCATGTCAGTCGCCTGAAAATCAAGAATATGATCATCTAAAGGATCATGAACACCTCTCAACCACTAGTTTGGAGTCCGACTCATGCTCAGAGACTTGCTCCACAAGGGAAGGAGAGCCTAAGGGCAAAAGTAAGCGATTATCGATCACTGATGTACTCTGCGCTGCATGCAAGCAACTTGTTTTTCGTCCAGTCTTCCTTAACTGTGGCCAGG GGTATTGTGAGAGTTGTATCTCATGTTCAGTTGATGAGAATGGGATGCTTAGATGTCAAGTTTGTCATTCTTTGCACCCAACTGGTTTTCCAAAAGTATGTCTGGAGCTTGACCATTTTCTGGAGGACCAATTCCCCAGAGACTATGCCATGAGAAGAGATGCTGTTGAGCTGAAACAAGCGAACATAAAGATTGAGAACCCTATTAGCT GTTCTGCAAGAGCTGGTAAaaaaggtttttctttttcttcaatgCCGAAGGAAGAGCTTTCTCACTTAAAGCTTCATTTTGGTGTTGGTTGTGATTTTTGCGGG ATTTATCCTATAATTGGGGATAGGTACCGATGCAAAGATTGTGTTGAGAAAATTGGTTTTGACCTTTGTGGCGACTGCTATAACACTCGCTCTAAGCGTCCTGGCAGATTCAATCAGCAGCATACCCCAGAACACAAGTTTGAGCATGTTGATTCTATCAACGGACGTAGAGTAATTAGGAGGTTGATGAACGATCAGTTTGGGAATACTTCCCCTGTTCTTGCCAATCCTGGTGATCTATCGGATGTTCCAGAAAATGAATTCCCCAGCTCACTTATATCTGTTGGTGCTGATGAAGGAACCAGAAACACTGCGATGGCTACTGTTATCCACACCGGAAGCGCAGATGATCAAAATGAGTCCCAATCCACCGGTTAA
- the LOC8264961 gene encoding E3 ubiquitin-protein ligase PRT1 isoform X2, whose protein sequence is MGKGETTDTAAMVESEKIPDSFLCCICLDLLFKPIVLACGHVSCFWCVHKSMSGRRESCCPICRHPYNHFPTVSQMLHALLFNIYPIAYKRREELILAEEKQMGYFSPQFDYTACQSPENQEYDHLKDHEHLSTTSLESDSCSETCSTREGEPKGKRYCESCISCSVDENGMLRCQVCHSLHPTGFPKVCLELDHFLEDQFPRDYAMRRDAVELKQANIKIENPISCSARAGKKGFSFSSMPKEELSHLKLHFGVGCDFCGIYPIIGDRYRCKDCVEKIGFDLCGDCYNTRSKRPGRFNQQHTPEHKFEHVDSINGRRVIRRLMNDQFGNTSPVLANPGDLSDVPENEFPSSLISVGADEGTRNTAMATVIHTGSADDQNESQSTG, encoded by the exons ATGGGCAAAGGTGAAACCACCGATACCGCTGCCATGGTTGAATCGGAGAAAATTCCCGATTCTTTTCTCTGCTGCATTTGTCT GGACCTTCTATTCAAACCCATAGTTCTCG CTTGTGGTCATGTTTCCTGTTTCTGGTGTGTCCATAAATCCATGAGTGGTCGACGAGAGTCCTGTTGTCCAATTTGCAGGCATCCGTACAATCACTTTCCAACAGTCTCTCAGATGCTCCATGCCTTGCTCTTCAACATCTATCCTATTGCCTATAAGAGGAGAGAAGAACTAATTCTAG CGGAAGAAAAACAGATGGGTTATTTTTCACCTCAGTTCGATTACACTGCATGTCAGTCGCCTGAAAATCAAGAATATGATCATCTAAAGGATCATGAACACCTCTCAACCACTAGTTTGGAGTCCGACTCATGCTCAGAGACTTGCTCCACAAGGGAAGGAGAGCCTAAGGGCAAAA GGTATTGTGAGAGTTGTATCTCATGTTCAGTTGATGAGAATGGGATGCTTAGATGTCAAGTTTGTCATTCTTTGCACCCAACTGGTTTTCCAAAAGTATGTCTGGAGCTTGACCATTTTCTGGAGGACCAATTCCCCAGAGACTATGCCATGAGAAGAGATGCTGTTGAGCTGAAACAAGCGAACATAAAGATTGAGAACCCTATTAGCT GTTCTGCAAGAGCTGGTAAaaaaggtttttctttttcttcaatgCCGAAGGAAGAGCTTTCTCACTTAAAGCTTCATTTTGGTGTTGGTTGTGATTTTTGCGGG ATTTATCCTATAATTGGGGATAGGTACCGATGCAAAGATTGTGTTGAGAAAATTGGTTTTGACCTTTGTGGCGACTGCTATAACACTCGCTCTAAGCGTCCTGGCAGATTCAATCAGCAGCATACCCCAGAACACAAGTTTGAGCATGTTGATTCTATCAACGGACGTAGAGTAATTAGGAGGTTGATGAACGATCAGTTTGGGAATACTTCCCCTGTTCTTGCCAATCCTGGTGATCTATCGGATGTTCCAGAAAATGAATTCCCCAGCTCACTTATATCTGTTGGTGCTGATGAAGGAACCAGAAACACTGCGATGGCTACTGTTATCCACACCGGAAGCGCAGATGATCAAAATGAGTCCCAATCCACCGGTTAA
- the LOC8264960 gene encoding cyclin-dependent kinase inhibitor 3, with amino-acid sequence MGKYMKKSKITSDVTVVMESTTLGVRTRAKTLALAAADSSSYIQLRNRHIEKPPLLLNENNNKLLQQQQQKKQLRETQDSCFNKKLNSRATSRLTRSSVKGSRDCEEEEEVEGCFGKKGEMLALKCEADDFGVEVSFGENYLDSDSRDRSTRESTPCNLIKDSDATGTPCSTTGQASSTATNRRVRNNIQRSIPTTHEMEEFFTCAEQRQRRLFIEKYNFDVANDLPLPGRYEWVQVIP; translated from the exons atgGGTAAGTACATGAAGAAGTCAAAAATCACAAGTGATGTCACGGTAGTCATGGAATCTACCACCTTAGGTGTCCGGACACGAGCTAAAACCCTAGCTCTTGCTGCCGCTGATTCCTCCTCCTACATCCAGCTTAGGAACCGCCACATTGAAAAGCCTCCTTTATTgctcaatgaaaacaacaacaaactGCTTCAACAGCAACAGCAAAAGAAACAGCTCAGAGAAACTCAAGATTCTTGTTTTAACAAGAAATTGAACTCAAGAGCGACTTCCAGGCTGACTAGAAGTTCAGTTAAAGGGAGTAGGGATTGTGAAGAGGAGGAAGAAGTAGAAGGGTGTTTTGGGAAGAAAGGGGAAATGTTGGCTTTGAAGTGTGAAGCTGACGATTTTGGTGTTGAGGTCTCTTTTGGAGAAAACTATTTAGATTCTGATTCAAGAGACAG GAGCACTAGAGAAAGCACTCCATGCAACTTGATAAAAGACTCAGATGCCACTGGGACTCCTTGTTCAACAACAGGACAGGCGAGCTCCACTGCAACTAACCGAAGAGTTAGGAATAACATACAGAGAAGTATACCGACAACACATGAAATGGAGGAATTTTTTACCTGTGCCGAACAGAGGCAACGGAGATTATTCATTGAGAA GTACAACTTTGATGTTGCGAATGACTTGCCTCTCCCTGGACGCTATGAATGGGTCCAAGTGATTCCTTAG
- the LOC8264959 gene encoding uncharacterized protein LOC8264959: protein MEWSSWFRRSNNDAARNSNQQRQAQEENEREAELLGITHQLIDRVKSFTIDTFKNFPLQDEEAASSRATLSDEILAATSTTSTSANVQKDLSEWQERHAILVLSKVKELSQLRFKLCPGHLKEREFWRIYFTLVRNDIAEYELQAIRLAKLKRMAMGNEESSNTSEFEVEMAETKQAASSEPSNP, encoded by the exons ATGGAGTGGTCTTCCTGGTTTCGACGGAGTAATAACGATGCCGCCCGTAACTCTAATCAACAGCGACAAGCACAAGAAGAAAACGAACGAGAAGCGGAGTTGCTTGGAATTACCCACCAATTAATCGATCGTGTCAAGTCTTTCACTATTGACACCTTCAAGAATTTCCCACTCCAAG ATGAAGAAGCTGCTTCTTCTCGAGCTACTTTAAGCGATGAAATTCTGGCTGCCACTAGTACTACTTCGACATCGGCTAATGTTCAAAAAGATCTCTCTGAATGGCAGGAGCGGCATGCTATTCTTGTTCTTTCCAAAGTcaag GAACTTTCGCAACTTAGATTTAAGTTATGTCCTGGCCACTTGAAGGAACGAGAGTTTTGGAGAATTTATTTCACACTGGTCAGAAACGACATAGCTGA atatgAGCTACAGGCTATACGATTAGCAAAACTCAAGAGAATGGCAATGGGGAATGAAGAATCTTCAAATACCAGTGAATTTGAAGTTGAAATGGCAGAAACAAAGCAAGCAGCAAGTTCAGAACCTTCAAATCCTTGA